One Mercenaria mercenaria strain notata chromosome 12, MADL_Memer_1, whole genome shotgun sequence DNA segment encodes these proteins:
- the LOC123533428 gene encoding ubiquitin-protein ligase E3B-like produces MFSKVDAHQKNSFLEQTKAQREERALEKLREKSAIKIQSVYRGYKSRHDLKLLIRRDIESLLNKPEAEDGEYTPNFKPALEVYKLIRGFLFTYSDGEDNQHLELLCRYLLATMDSDNLKVSYVSVALLKQFVLPWIQQVKDILWKCVIRLKQSKPENHVDVKMMMVYLRMLITFTHTATWKIIKGKGEGLTAGMNQLCNNIMGHLNNKGLYPALQILLVRGLARSKPAFTKTSLSAVLTISLRPLLAANFSDNLLTLFVLNILSVPALVHHLSTTAPDCLTLLITNRVFKRSLDLLTNEQSTRIIFNSLEGNYALCLLANLIQLGYSELEGLVENTNSFMTVTIRLLDKCKHYVQNKRSNLTHWHPVLGWFSQQTDQGLHEAMPFVVKQLQILWCSKMVRLLFLELIDYVDYAKEIDSQKAASKDRGILKKALDKASSKNTVSKIKLGSTIAQSTCLPCALYQCAMNTLSQLRLDIVSGLSYNEILLPILWRFLCDMGPNCGLKVFLDLLQQTPESTIHPVFSLLTLFSEAASNYICTLDHIEMFEHQKLFKVEDYIKMSEFLNLFVFRVIWGGLMSINTASNSEVFTSARGLLMILYESDSRRNYAPRDHWLIKDVKPSSFLSELDKGRKPAQFILQKIPHIIPFSERVKIFRKSVQKEREVLGLCESISATPQSTLITVHRSRIVEDGYRQLAQLPPRAIKGVIRVRFINEQGLDEAGIDQDGVFKEFLEETITKVFDPSLNLFKVTSEQKLYPSSTSYIQENHLFLFEFVGKMLAKAVYEGIIVEVPFAPFFLTQILGHSFSSTYSSLDELPSLDPDLAKNLTYIKQVFSFFQDTGDTVGSVLKGFFNIKKRDPVGRLPTSSTCFNLLKLPNYQKKATLREKLKYAIHSNTGFELS; encoded by the exons ATGTTTAGCAAGGTTGACGCTCATCAGAAAAATAGTTTCCTTGAGCAAACTAAGGCACAGAGGGAAGAGAGAGCATTAGAGAAACTGCGAGAAAAATCTGCAATTAAAATTCAG AGTGTATATAGAGGGTACAAGTCCAGGCATGACTTGAAACTACTGATAag GAGAGATATAGAGAGTTTGTTAAACAAGCCTGAGGCAGAAGATGGTGAATACACTCCAAATTTCAAACCAG CACTTGAAGTCTACAAGCTGATCAGGGGATTCCTGTTCACTTACTCTGATGGCGAGGATAATCAG caTCTGGAGTTGCTATGCAGATACTTGTTGGCCACCATGGATTCAGATAACCTCAAG GTATCATATGTGTCAGTGGCCTTGTTAAAGCAGTTTGTGTTACCATGGATACAGCAGGTTAAGGACATACTCTGGAAGTGTGTCATACGCTTAAAACAATCTAag CCGGAGAATCATGTGGATGTGAAGATGATGATGGTGTATCTAAGAATGTTGATAACCTTCACCCATACAGCTACATGGAAAATCATTAAAGGAAAAg GTGAAGGCCTGACAGCTGGTATGAATCAACTGTGTAACAACATCATGGGTCACTTAAACAACAAAGGTCTTTACCCAGCATTACAG ATCCTGCTAGTAAGAGGCCTGGCTAGAAGTAAACCTGCCTTCACTAAAACTTCACTATCAGCTGTACTCACTATATCTCTCAG GCCATTGTTAGCTGCAAACTTCTCGGACAATCTGTTGACACTGTTTGTATTAAATATTCTATCAGTACCAGCTTTAGTACACCACCTGTCTACAACAGCACCTGAT TGCCTGACCCTCCTGATCACCAACAGAGTGTTTAAGAGGTCATTAGATCTACTGACAAATGAACAAAGTACTCGGATAATCTTCAACTCACTTGAGGGAAACTATGCTCTATGTTTGCTGG CAAACTTGATACAGCTGGGTTACTCAGAGTTAGAAGGTTTGGTTGAAAATACAAACAGCTTTATG ACTGTAACTATACGTTTACTAGACAAGTGTAAGCATTATGTACAGAACAAGAGGTCCAATCTGACACACTGGCATCCTGTACTGGGATGGTTCTCACAGCAGACAGATCAAGG tttacaTGAGGCAATGCCGTTTGTTGTGAAGCAGTTACAGATACTCTGGTGTAGTAAGATGGTTCGCTTGTTGTTCTTAGAACTCATAGACTACGTGGACTATGCTAAGGAAATAGACTCACAAAAAGCTGCCTCTAAAGATAGAG GTATTTTAAAGAAGGCTTTAGATAAGGCATCCTCTAAGAATACTGTATCAAAGATTAAACTAGGGAGCACTATTGCCCAGTCAACTTGCCTGCCTTGTGCCTTGTACCAGTGTGCGATGAATACTCTGTCACAACTCAGACTCGATATAGTCAGTG GTTTAAGTTACAATGAGATTTTACTTCCAATTCTGTGGAGATTCCTTTGTGATATGGGACCCAACTGTGGGCTCAAGGTGTTCCTGGATCTGTTACAACAGACACCAGAGAGTACCATTCATCCAGTGTTTAGTCTTCTAACTCTGTTCTCTGAAGCTGCATCCAACTATATATG CACCTTGGATCACATAGAGATGTTTGAACAccagaagttatttaaagttgaAGATTATATAAAGATGAGTGAATTCCTCAACCTGTTTGTGTTTCGAGTTATCTGGGGTGGCCTTATGT CCATCAACACAGCCAGTAACAGTGAAGTGTTTACGTCAGCTCGAGGGTTGTTAATGATCTTGTATGAGAGTGACAGTCGTAGAAACTATGCTCCCAGAGATCACTGGCTTATCAA agATGTAAAACCTAGCAGTTTCCTCAGTGAGTTAGATAAAGGGAGAAAACCTGCCCAGTTTATCCTGCAGAAAATTCCACACATCATTCCATTTTCAGAG AGGGTGAAGATATTCAGAAAGAGTGTACAGAAGGAGAGAGAAGTGTTGGGTCTGTGTGAGTCTATCAGTGCTACACCACAGTCAACTCTCATCACAGTACACAGAAGCAGGATAGTGGAG GATGGTTACAGACAGCTTGCACAGCTTCCTCCACGTGCTATTAAAGGTGTGATTAGAGTGAGATTTATCAATGAACAAGGACTGGACGAGGCAGGCATTGACCAGGATGGAGTGTTTAAAGAGTTCCTGGAAGAAACAATTACCAAAGTGTTTGATCCGTCCCTGAATCTGTTTAAG GTGACCAGTGAACAGAAGCTGTACCCGTCATCTACCTCATACATCCAGGAAAACCATCTCTTCTTGTTCGAGTTTGTTGGGAAAATGCTGGCCAAAGCTGTTTATGAG GGTATTATTGTAGAGGTCCCTTTTGCTCCATTCTTCCTGACCCAGATCCTTGGTCACAGTTTCAGCTCCACATATAGTTCTCTTGATGAACTGCCATCCTTGGATCCTGATCTAGCTAAGAACCTCACCTATATCAAG